GATCGCGTCCCCGGAGGGGAAGGATCTCGAGCTTGATTTTGTGACTCCTCAAAACCAGATTCTTCGCTCCGCTCAGAATGACAGCACGGCTTGTCTGGTTTGTCATCCTGAACGGAGTGAAGGATCTGTTCCTAGGGCTTCAAAAAACCAGATTCTTCCCCTCCGGGGATGCTTCGCGATCGTCGCCTGAAACCGCTCCTCGGGATGACAGAAAGGCTTGTCATCCCGAGCAACGCGAGGGATCTCAGGCTTGATTCTGTCGTTCTTGAGGTTGTTTTTTTGTCATCCTGAACGGAGTGAAGGATCTGTTCCTGGGGCTTCAAAAAACCAGATTCTTCCCCTGCGGGGATGCTTCGCGATCGTCGCTTTGCTCCTCAGAATGACATAATTACGGACAATTAAAGGATGAGTACTAACACTAGGAGATGATTGTTCATGAGCGATAACGCGAAAATTCCTACCTTCACCCCTGTCCGGGTGGAAGACCCCTCCGGCGATGGGCGCTGGAATTTCACCATAGGGGAAGGTAGCCTCGCCCTGATCGCCGGGCCCTGTGCCCTGGAAACCCCCGAACTGGGACTGGAGATCGCCGAGACGGTGCGGGACCTCTGCAGGCCCCTGGGGATCAACTACATCTTCAAGGCCTCCTTCGACAAGGCCAACCGCACGTCCCTGAAAGGATTCCGGGGCCCGGGCATGGAAGAAGGGCTCGTGCACCTGGCCCGTATCGGCCGGAAGGCGGGCGTTCCCGTGCTCACCGACATTCATGAATCATGGCAGGCCGATTCCGCCGCCCGCTCCGTGGATATCCTCCAGATACCGGCCTTTCTCTGCCGCCAGACGGACCTGCTCCTCGCCGCGGCCCGCACCGGCAGACCCCTCAACGTGAAGAAGGCCCAGTTCCTTGCCCCCTGGGACATGAAGAATGTCCTGGAGAAGTGCCGGGAGGGCGGAGCCCCTTCGGTGATGCTCTGCGAGCGGGGGACCACCATGGGGTACGGCCAGCTGGTGGTGGACATGCGGTCCCTTCCGGTCATGCGCTCCTTCGGGTGCCCCGTGGTCTTCGACGGAACCCACAGCGTCCAGATGCCCGGAGCGGCCGGCAACGCCAGCGGAGGCGACCGGAGATTCATCCTTCCCCTGGCCAGGGCTGCTCTTGCCGCCGGGGTGGACGCCCTTTTTCTTGAAACCCACCCCTGCCCGGAAAAGGCCCTCAGCGACGGCCCCAACCTCGTCCCCCTCGGGAAGATGAAGTTCCTCCTGGAGCAGCTTGCCGAGCTCCATGCCCTGGTGAGGGACAGGCTCGGCATGCCCTCTCTCGAGTGGGCGGAGGAGGACCGCTGATATGTTCTGCCTTCCCTGGGAACGGGAGGGGCGATGCCTCTCCGACGAACAGCTTCTCGAGGCCGGAAAGGGGATTCTCCGGTCCGAGGCGGCCGAGATCCAGCGGGCAGCGGACAGGATGGACATGGAACTCGTCCGTGCCGCACGGATTATCCACTCCTGCAGGGGGCGCCTCGTGGTGGCGGGCATGGGAAAGTCGGGGATCATCGGCAGGAAAATCGCCGCGACCCTCGCCTCCCTCGGCACGCCCTCCTTTTTCCTGCATGCCGCTGAAGGCTCCCACGGCGACCTGGGGATGGTCTGCCGGGACGACGCGGCCCTCATCCTGAGCAACAGCGGGACCACGGCGGAGGTCCTCTCCATCCTTCCTCACTTCCGCAGGCTCGGGGCGCCCATCATCGCCATAACCGGAGGGCTGAAATCGCCCCTGGCCCAGAACGCCGACGTGGTCCTCGATTCCTCGGTGCTCTCCGAGGCCGGCATCCTGGCGAAGATCACCCCTGCCGACGGCCCGGGACAGGACGAGGATGCCCTGAACCTGGCCCCTCTCTGCAGCACCACCCTCCAGCTCGCTCTCGGGGACGCTCTCGCGGGGATGGTGACGGAACTCCGGGGGCTCCGCCCCGAGGATTTCGCCCTCTTCCACCCCGGCGGAGCCCTCGGCCGGAAACTGCTGACCAGGATCCGGGACGTGATGGCCACAGGGGACAAGCTTCCCGTCGTGGGACTTTCCGTGAAGGTGAGCGACGCCCTCTTCGAGATGACCAGCAAGGGGTACGGGGCCACCATCATCGTTGACGACCGGGGGGACCTGGCCGGGATCTTCACCGACGGCGACCTCCGGCGGCTCATCGCCCGGAAGGGCGTGGAATGCCTCTCCGAGGCTGTGTCGGGGGTCATGATTGCCACTCCCCTGGTGATCGCTCCTGACAGGCTTGCCGTGGAAGCGGTCCGCATCATGGAGCAGCGGGAAATCTCCGCCATTATCGTGGTGGAAGGGAAACGGCCCGTGGGCATCCTCCACCTCCACGAACTTCTCAAGGCGGGGGTGGCCTGACCTGAACCCCCTGCTGTACCGGGCCCTCGTCTCGGCGGCCTACCCGTTCCTTTATCCCTGGCTGGCGAAGAAATACGCCGTCGGACTGGAGGAGCGGCGGGCTCTGTATCCAAAGGACAAGGCGGAAAGGCTCCCTGAACGGCCTCTCTGGGTCCATGCGGTCTCGGTGGGGGAGGTGCAGTCCGCCTGGCCCCTCCTGGATCTGCTCGCCAGGGAAAACCCCGGGGAAATAGTTCTCCTGTCCACCACCACCGCCACGGGCCGGGAAACGGCCTTTCGTCTCGCTGACGGACTCTTCGGAGAACACCTCTACTACCCCTGGGACGTTCCCCGGATCGTCCGGCGGTCTCTCGACCGGATCCGCCCGAAGGGGTATATTGTGATGGAGACGGAAATCTGGCCCGTCATGCTCATGGAGCTGAAGAAGCGGTCCATCCCCGCTTTTCTTGCGAACGGACGCTTCTCCGAGAGGACGGCCCGGAACGTCAGGAAGCGTCCCGCTTTCTGGAGACAGGCCTACGATCTCTTCTCCCTGCTGCTGGTGCGCTCCGCCGCCGACCGGGATTTTCTGGCGGACCTGGGGGTGCCGGAGGAAAAGCTGCGGGTCACAGGCGACTGCAAGGTGGACGCCCTGCTGCTCCGGAAGCGGGCGACCGATCTTTCCCCGGTCCGGAAAGTTGTGGCTGGGAAGGGCCCCGTCTTCGTGGCGGGAAGCACCCACCAGGGGGAGGAATCGATTGCCCTCGCCGCGTTCCGGAAAGTGCGGGAGCGGATCCCCCAAGCCCGCCTGGTCATTGCTCCCCGCCATCCGGAGAGAAGCGGGGACGTGCTGGAAGCAGCCTCCCGGACGGCGGAAGCCGCCCTTCTGTCACAAACCGAAGGACCCGGCGGGGCATCATGGGACATCCTCGTGATCGACCGCATCGGGGTGCTCTTCGACCTCTACGGCGTGTCCGACGGCGCCTTCATCGGCGGAAGCCTGGTGGACAAGGGCGGGCAGAACATCATGGAACCCGCCGCCTTTGGTATACCCTTTTCCCACGGCCCCTTCATGCGGGATTTCGTGGAATCGGCCGGGGAGCTGGGAAAACTGGGGGCGGCAACCCTCGTTCAAACAGATGCTGAAATGGCCGCCCACTGGGAGCGGTGCCTGGACCAGAATGAACAGGAGAAGGCGCGCCTCGGCTCCGCAGCCTACTTTCAGGCCGTGGGGGGAGCGGCGAAGGCCACTCTCGACGAAATCCGCAGGGAGATGACAAAGAAATGACCATCAATGAACAGCTTCTGAATGAATTCTACGAAGGCCTCGACGAACGGTCCAGGGAAGCCCTGGACCAGGCGGCGGAGAAAATGACCGCCGCCAAGAAGCGGGGAGGAAAAATCGTCGTGGCCACTGGGAGCGGCCCCAACATCCACGAGGGGGTGACCACCCTCATCGCGGAGCTCATGGACAAGGGCATCGTGGACGGGGTCACCACCAGCTCCGCCGTGGTGGGGCACGAGATGGGGGGCGCCCTGGACCTGGTGAAGATGTGCAAAGCCTCCGCCCTCGGTTTCGATGAACGGTACATGCCCAGAGGCGACGTCTTCGAATTCACCCAAATGCCGGAAGAACTGCTGGCAGCCCTGCGGAACGAGATGGTCCTGGACGATGACCTTCTTGCACGGGGGGAGAAGGCCGAGGGACGGCTTGTGATCAAGGCCGCCGGCAACATGGCCTATCCCGTGGGCCTCCGGAACGAGAACCTGGCAGGGGAGATCCTCGTCTTCTGCAGAACTCTGGGCCTTCCCTTCGAGACCGTGGCCGGATGGGGCGCCGACCGGCGGACCATGATCGGCATGGGTGCGGAAAAGAACATCCCCGTGCTGGTGAGCATCCCCCAGCTCGTGGGCAGCGGCCATATCGGCATGGCCATCGGCGACAGCATCCCGGTCTTCGAGCGGTCGAAACGAATCGCCGCCATGCTGGCAAGTGCGGACGTGATCATCGAATCGGCGGTGGTCCTCAGCCAGGAGATCCACGACGGCCCCTTCGAGTGCTACACGGGCCATGGGATCTGGTCCTGGTGGAAGGGGTACCCCACCTACTCACTGAAGGACAAGACCCTGGTCCGGATCGACCTGGACGAAAACCTCAGGAAGGCTCGGGACCTGGAGACCGGCAGCTCCCTCATCCAGGAGGCCATCAACCGGGGACTGCCAAAGACGAAGATATCGAA
The window above is part of the Aminivibrio pyruvatiphilus genome. Proteins encoded here:
- a CDS encoding KpsF/GutQ family sugar-phosphate isomerase, with the translated sequence MFCLPWEREGRCLSDEQLLEAGKGILRSEAAEIQRAADRMDMELVRAARIIHSCRGRLVVAGMGKSGIIGRKIAATLASLGTPSFFLHAAEGSHGDLGMVCRDDAALILSNSGTTAEVLSILPHFRRLGAPIIAITGGLKSPLAQNADVVLDSSVLSEAGILAKITPADGPGQDEDALNLAPLCSTTLQLALGDALAGMVTELRGLRPEDFALFHPGGALGRKLLTRIRDVMATGDKLPVVGLSVKVSDALFEMTSKGYGATIIVDDRGDLAGIFTDGDLRRLIARKGVECLSEAVSGVMIATPLVIAPDRLAVEAVRIMEQREISAIIVVEGKRPVGILHLHELLKAGVA
- the kdsA gene encoding 3-deoxy-8-phosphooctulonate synthase, with protein sequence MSDNAKIPTFTPVRVEDPSGDGRWNFTIGEGSLALIAGPCALETPELGLEIAETVRDLCRPLGINYIFKASFDKANRTSLKGFRGPGMEEGLVHLARIGRKAGVPVLTDIHESWQADSAARSVDILQIPAFLCRQTDLLLAAARTGRPLNVKKAQFLAPWDMKNVLEKCREGGAPSVMLCERGTTMGYGQLVVDMRSLPVMRSFGCPVVFDGTHSVQMPGAAGNASGGDRRFILPLARAALAAGVDALFLETHPCPEKALSDGPNLVPLGKMKFLLEQLAELHALVRDRLGMPSLEWAEEDR
- a CDS encoding 3-deoxy-D-manno-octulosonic acid transferase, which encodes MEERRALYPKDKAERLPERPLWVHAVSVGEVQSAWPLLDLLARENPGEIVLLSTTTATGRETAFRLADGLFGEHLYYPWDVPRIVRRSLDRIRPKGYIVMETEIWPVMLMELKKRSIPAFLANGRFSERTARNVRKRPAFWRQAYDLFSLLLVRSAADRDFLADLGVPEEKLRVTGDCKVDALLLRKRATDLSPVRKVVAGKGPVFVAGSTHQGEESIALAAFRKVRERIPQARLVIAPRHPERSGDVLEAASRTAEAALLSQTEGPGGASWDILVIDRIGVLFDLYGVSDGAFIGGSLVDKGGQNIMEPAAFGIPFSHGPFMRDFVESAGELGKLGAATLVQTDAEMAAHWERCLDQNEQEKARLGSAAYFQAVGGAAKATLDEIRREMTKK